A genomic stretch from Scatophagus argus isolate fScaArg1 chromosome 19, fScaArg1.pri, whole genome shotgun sequence includes:
- the lca5 gene encoding lebercilin isoform X1, translating to MESVNITDSYEDNRDVDQSRQSLRSTKTDLQESSFQKQKRNIWDKIQDGDEKNNCAESRSKTRTWHSDPDRDQISDGERRGSSRSFYSEDYENDSPSEGSISPYSHSRTPSPPPQRGTQAKRTSGSFIYKTGSVGRRGVSRPQRPGGQPLTQHHRKGVRSQSKESTPPKDLDLVTKRMLSARLLKINELRNALAELQQRTDELQKENRILRQLQVRQEKALQRYDDTENEISQLLSRHTNETHVLRERLRRTQERERAAERRLKDCEVQLQRSQATISRLKKLVDQRELGARDELSRRVEEEKARAQEAERKIKELERSMELSNSSYQRQLTAERKKTMSAQEEIRTLQEELERLTSKLKEKERELDAKNIYANRMIKPSHKKDTDSGTKRKTPSRNSSKAAQTKDRLSSLDFPTPPPAITDATQYSEQAPDEYLSLKQELDRLAESEDSHQKLEQQKMREKEKERDKEKELVKEKEEQKKEQLNQELNLLEEKASKLRDGFEKEKEEDDRKRTSSLFNTEEENNRKRGHVQEEVKKWNQDTLASHQAAEESRRKKEQLLAKMREIDRQNQGAQDTMFSESSPSVSNGGTSNHYTPILPEQKNSIFNLTESGESASLCGGGAGSREGGKRRSGIEGGAVTTGVGRRALRSQISSDDLAFGSYAPSFGNSASRGSPGFPPPPSAADRDSALEAIGVFSLRGMETEKERETERGVEKDRKSSLMQQLFGALATSPGDNVSTTNKMELLNSPPTINGVRSRREALLSFNSGSSTPPASSLNTLHITDSRPAIRAITSFDDDIEELTL from the exons ATGGAATCTGTGAATATAACTGACTCGTATGAGGACAACAGGGATGTTGATCAAAGTCGGCAGTCACTCCGTAGTACCAAGACAGATTTGCAAGAATCGTCcttccaaaaacagaaaaggaacatCTGGGACAAGATCCAGGATGGggatgaaaaaaacaactgtgcCGAGAGTAGATCGAAAACCAGAACCTGGCATTCAGATCCAGATCGGGACCAGATATCAGATGGAGAGAGACGGGGAAGTAGTCGGTCATTTTACTCAGAGGACTATGAGAATGATTCTCCTTCAGAGGGCTCAATCTCACCTTACTCCCATTCTCGGACTCCGTCCCCTCCTCCTCAAAGAGGGACACAGGCAAAGAGAACTTCTGGCAGCTTCATCTACAAGACAG GTAGTGTAGGGCGTCGTGGTGTGTCTCGCCCACAGCGTCCAGGTGGCCAACCCCTGACCCAGCATCATCGCAAGGGAGTGCGTTCACAAAGTAAGGAGTCCACACCCCCTAAAGACCTGGACCTAGTGACCAAGAGGATGCTTTCAGCCCGCCTGCTAAAGATTAATGAATTGCGTAATGCACTTGCTGAGCTGCAACAGCGTACTGATGAGCTGCAGAAGGAGAATCGAATTCTCAGACAG CTTCAGGTTCGTCAAGAGAAAGCCCTGCAGCGTTACGATGACACAGAAAACGAGATTTCCCAGCTCCTCTCGCGCCACACCAACGAAACGCATGTGCTGCGTGAGCGGCTCAGGCGTACTCAAGAACGGGAACGGGCAGCCGAGCGGCGGTTGAAGGACTGTGAGGTGCAGTTGCAGAGGAGTCAGGCAACCATCTCACGACTGAAGAAGCTGGTTGACCAGCGAGAGTTAGGAGCCAGAGACGAACTGAGCcgcagggtggaggaggagaaggctcGGGCTCAAGAGGCAGAACGAAAGATCAAG gagCTGGAGCGCAGCATGGAGCTGAGTAACAGCAGTTACCAGAGGCAgctgactgcagagaggaagaagaccATGAGCGCACAGGAAGAGATCAGAACTCTGCAGGAGGAACTGGAGCGACTGACCAGTAAACTCAAG gagaaggaaagagaacTAGATGCCAAGAACATATATGCCAATCGCATGATAAAGCCTTCACATAAAAAAGATACTGACAGTGGCACAAAGCGTAAAA CTCccagcaggaacagcagcaaGGCGGCGCAGACTAAAGACAGGCTGTCTAGTCTGGATTTCCCCACACCTCCTCCTGCCATCACTGATGCCACTCAGTACAGTGAACAGGCACCTGATGAATATCTATCACTCAAG CAGGagcttgacagactggcagAGTCAGAGGACAGCCATCAGAAGTTGGAACAGcagaagatgagagaaaaagaaaaagaaagagacaaggagAAGGAGTTGgtaaaggagaaagaagagcagaagaaagagcAACTCAACCAGGAGCTGAATCTTCTTGAGGAGAAGGCATCGAAACTAAGAGATG GCTTcgagaaagaaaaagaggaagatgacagaaagaggacaagTTCCTTGTttaacacagaggaagagaacaaCAGGAAGCGTGGCCATGTCCAGGAAGAGGTGAAGAAGTGGAACCAGGATACTCTGGCCAGCCATCAAGCAGCAGAGGAATCACGTCGCAAAAAGGAGCAGTTGCTGGCTAAGATGCGTGAGATAGATCGACAGAACCAGGGAGCCCAGGACACTATGTTTTCTGAGTCTAGTCCCTCTGTATCCAATGGGGGTACTAGTAACCATTACACTCCTATTCTTCCTGAGCAGAAGAACTCGATTTTTAACCTCACAGAATCAGGGGAATCAGCCAGtttgtgtggtggtggtgctggaaGCAGGGAAGGTGGAAAGAGAAGATCTGGCATTGAGGGGGGAGCTGTTACAACAGGAGTGGGGAGAAGGGCACTACGGTCCCAAATCTCCAGTGATGACTTGGCATTCGGAAGTTATGCACCTTCTTTCGGAAATTCAGCTTCCCGAGGTTCCCCAGGCTTCCCTCCACCTCCGTCTGCAGCAGACAGGGACTCAGCATTAGAAGCGATTGGTGTTTTTAGTCTGAGAGGGATGGAgacggagaaagagagggaaacgGAAAGAGGAgtggagaaagacaggaaatctAGCCtcatgcagcagctgtttggtgCTCTAGCAACATCCCCTGGTGACAATGTGAGCACTACCAATAAAATGGAGCTCCTCAACAGTCCTCCAACTATCAATGGAGTACGTTCAAGAAGAGAAGCGCTGCTCAGCTTCAACTCAGGGTCTTCCACTCCTCCAGCATCCTCCCTGAACACCTTACACATCACAGACAGTAGACCTGCCATCCGTGCCATCACCTCTTTTGATGATGACATAGAGGAACTTACTTTATGA
- the lca5 gene encoding lebercilin isoform X2: MESVNITDSYEDNRDVDQSRQSLRSTKTDLQESSFQKQKRNIWDKIQDGDEKNNCAESRSKTRTWHSDPDRDQISDGERRGSSRSFYSEDYENDSPSEGSISPYSHSRTPSPPPQRGTQAKRTSGSFIYKTGSVGRRGVSRPQRPGGQPLTQHHRKGVRSQSKESTPPKDLDLVTKRMLSARLLKINELRNALAELQQRTDELQKENRILRQLQVRQEKALQRYDDTENEISQLLSRHTNETHVLRERLRRTQERERAAERRLKDCEVQLQRSQATISRLKKLVDQRELGARDELSRRVEEEKARAQEAERKIKELERSMELSNSSYQRQLTAERKKTMSAQEEIRTLQEELERLTSKLKEKERELDAKNIYANRMIKPSHKKDTDSGTKRKTPSRNSSKAAQTKDRLSSLDFPTPPPAITDATQYSEQAPDEYLSLKELDRLAESEDSHQKLEQQKMREKEKERDKEKELVKEKEEQKKEQLNQELNLLEEKASKLRDGFEKEKEEDDRKRTSSLFNTEEENNRKRGHVQEEVKKWNQDTLASHQAAEESRRKKEQLLAKMREIDRQNQGAQDTMFSESSPSVSNGGTSNHYTPILPEQKNSIFNLTESGESASLCGGGAGSREGGKRRSGIEGGAVTTGVGRRALRSQISSDDLAFGSYAPSFGNSASRGSPGFPPPPSAADRDSALEAIGVFSLRGMETEKERETERGVEKDRKSSLMQQLFGALATSPGDNVSTTNKMELLNSPPTINGVRSRREALLSFNSGSSTPPASSLNTLHITDSRPAIRAITSFDDDIEELTL, translated from the exons ATGGAATCTGTGAATATAACTGACTCGTATGAGGACAACAGGGATGTTGATCAAAGTCGGCAGTCACTCCGTAGTACCAAGACAGATTTGCAAGAATCGTCcttccaaaaacagaaaaggaacatCTGGGACAAGATCCAGGATGGggatgaaaaaaacaactgtgcCGAGAGTAGATCGAAAACCAGAACCTGGCATTCAGATCCAGATCGGGACCAGATATCAGATGGAGAGAGACGGGGAAGTAGTCGGTCATTTTACTCAGAGGACTATGAGAATGATTCTCCTTCAGAGGGCTCAATCTCACCTTACTCCCATTCTCGGACTCCGTCCCCTCCTCCTCAAAGAGGGACACAGGCAAAGAGAACTTCTGGCAGCTTCATCTACAAGACAG GTAGTGTAGGGCGTCGTGGTGTGTCTCGCCCACAGCGTCCAGGTGGCCAACCCCTGACCCAGCATCATCGCAAGGGAGTGCGTTCACAAAGTAAGGAGTCCACACCCCCTAAAGACCTGGACCTAGTGACCAAGAGGATGCTTTCAGCCCGCCTGCTAAAGATTAATGAATTGCGTAATGCACTTGCTGAGCTGCAACAGCGTACTGATGAGCTGCAGAAGGAGAATCGAATTCTCAGACAG CTTCAGGTTCGTCAAGAGAAAGCCCTGCAGCGTTACGATGACACAGAAAACGAGATTTCCCAGCTCCTCTCGCGCCACACCAACGAAACGCATGTGCTGCGTGAGCGGCTCAGGCGTACTCAAGAACGGGAACGGGCAGCCGAGCGGCGGTTGAAGGACTGTGAGGTGCAGTTGCAGAGGAGTCAGGCAACCATCTCACGACTGAAGAAGCTGGTTGACCAGCGAGAGTTAGGAGCCAGAGACGAACTGAGCcgcagggtggaggaggagaaggctcGGGCTCAAGAGGCAGAACGAAAGATCAAG gagCTGGAGCGCAGCATGGAGCTGAGTAACAGCAGTTACCAGAGGCAgctgactgcagagaggaagaagaccATGAGCGCACAGGAAGAGATCAGAACTCTGCAGGAGGAACTGGAGCGACTGACCAGTAAACTCAAG gagaaggaaagagaacTAGATGCCAAGAACATATATGCCAATCGCATGATAAAGCCTTCACATAAAAAAGATACTGACAGTGGCACAAAGCGTAAAA CTCccagcaggaacagcagcaaGGCGGCGCAGACTAAAGACAGGCTGTCTAGTCTGGATTTCCCCACACCTCCTCCTGCCATCACTGATGCCACTCAGTACAGTGAACAGGCACCTGATGAATATCTATCACTCAAG GagcttgacagactggcagAGTCAGAGGACAGCCATCAGAAGTTGGAACAGcagaagatgagagaaaaagaaaaagaaagagacaaggagAAGGAGTTGgtaaaggagaaagaagagcagaagaaagagcAACTCAACCAGGAGCTGAATCTTCTTGAGGAGAAGGCATCGAAACTAAGAGATG GCTTcgagaaagaaaaagaggaagatgacagaaagaggacaagTTCCTTGTttaacacagaggaagagaacaaCAGGAAGCGTGGCCATGTCCAGGAAGAGGTGAAGAAGTGGAACCAGGATACTCTGGCCAGCCATCAAGCAGCAGAGGAATCACGTCGCAAAAAGGAGCAGTTGCTGGCTAAGATGCGTGAGATAGATCGACAGAACCAGGGAGCCCAGGACACTATGTTTTCTGAGTCTAGTCCCTCTGTATCCAATGGGGGTACTAGTAACCATTACACTCCTATTCTTCCTGAGCAGAAGAACTCGATTTTTAACCTCACAGAATCAGGGGAATCAGCCAGtttgtgtggtggtggtgctggaaGCAGGGAAGGTGGAAAGAGAAGATCTGGCATTGAGGGGGGAGCTGTTACAACAGGAGTGGGGAGAAGGGCACTACGGTCCCAAATCTCCAGTGATGACTTGGCATTCGGAAGTTATGCACCTTCTTTCGGAAATTCAGCTTCCCGAGGTTCCCCAGGCTTCCCTCCACCTCCGTCTGCAGCAGACAGGGACTCAGCATTAGAAGCGATTGGTGTTTTTAGTCTGAGAGGGATGGAgacggagaaagagagggaaacgGAAAGAGGAgtggagaaagacaggaaatctAGCCtcatgcagcagctgtttggtgCTCTAGCAACATCCCCTGGTGACAATGTGAGCACTACCAATAAAATGGAGCTCCTCAACAGTCCTCCAACTATCAATGGAGTACGTTCAAGAAGAGAAGCGCTGCTCAGCTTCAACTCAGGGTCTTCCACTCCTCCAGCATCCTCCCTGAACACCTTACACATCACAGACAGTAGACCTGCCATCCGTGCCATCACCTCTTTTGATGATGACATAGAGGAACTTACTTTATGA
- the fam167ab gene encoding protein FAM167A: MMDTPSAPQIKVDRACDLEEVEFGEDVDLPSDDHLMNLKALTEKLRLETRRPSYLEWKARLEVESFREPGTGKDPIQVEPEGKVFKPSKTAENSDVFQCKLPSGPLKGFGNIDEALSWLRRELTDMRLQDQQLARQLMRLRSDINKLKIEQTCHLHRRMLNDATFGLEERDELSDLLCECPVTPGLGLSAPLRLIGVTKMNINSRRFSLC; the protein is encoded by the exons ATGATGGACACACCCTCAGCTCCTCAGATCAAAGTGGACAGGGCTTGTGACCTAGAGGAAGTGGAATTTGGGGAAGATGTGGATTTGCCTTCAGATGACCATCTCATGAACTTGAAGGCCTTGACAGAGAAATTAAGACTGGAGACCAGGAGACCCTCCTACCTGGAATGGAAAGCCCGGCTTGAGGTGGAAAGCTTCAGGGAGCCAGGAACTGGAAAAGACCCGATCCAAGTTGAGCCTGAAGGAAAAGTGTTCAAACCCAGCAAGACTGCAGAGAACTctgatgtgtttcagtgcaAGTTGCCATCAGGTCCACTGAAAGGATTTGGGAACATCGATGAAGCTCTCAGTTGGCTGAGGAGAGAACTG aCAGACATGCGCTTGCAGGACCAGCAGCTGGCCAGGCAGCTCATGCGACTCCGAAGTGACATCAACAAGCTGAAGATAGAGCAGACGTGCCACCTGCATCGCAGGATGCTCAATGATGCTACCTTTGGCCTCGAGGAGCGGGACGAGCTGTCGGACCTGCTGTGTGAATGTCCAGTCACGCCGGGGCTCGGCCTCTCGGCCCCACTGAGGCTCATCGGCGTCACCAAGATGAACATTAACTCTCGCCGTTTCTCGCTCTGCTAG
- the ccm2 gene encoding cerebral cavernous malformations protein 2 homolog, protein MEDDVKKVKKPGIVSPFKRVFLKGEKGRDKKAQEKATERRALHTFSLSQPDHRIDPDILLNDYIEKEVKYLGQLTSVPGYLNPSSRTEVLQLIDTARKSHQLAGQLTAEQDAVVSLSAYNIKLVWRDGEDIILRVPIHDIAAVSYIRDDSLHLVVIKTAQESGGSPCPSSCPDLNKSQTLSSLSESGAVLVEVCCLLVLAVDNKAAAEELCLLLSQVFQIVYTESTIDFLDRAIFDGATTPTRHLSLYSDDSSNKVDVKEAFEEETSTFPFQGSMEAGENSPSASSPASPQTKTASEGELSTTAAELLQDYMTTLRTKLSSQEIQQFATLLHEYRNGASIHEFCINLRQLYGDSRKFLLLGLRPFIPEKDSQHFENFLETIGVKDGRGIITDSFGRYRRTASSASDSTTNGNGATGGSAASDEGQDASEGDEWDRMITDISNDIEALGCSMDQEGVTP, encoded by the exons ATGGAGGATGatgtgaaaaaagtgaaaaag CCTGGTATCGTGTCTCCGTTCAAGCGAGTCTTCCTGAAAGGTGAGAAGGGGAGAGACAAGAAGGCCCAGGAGAAAGCCACTGAGCGCAGGGCCCTCCACACCTTCTCACTCTCTCAGCCTGACCACCGCATCGACCCCGACATCCTGCTCAATGACTACATTGAGAAAGAAGTCAAA TACTTGGGGCAGCTGACATCAGTTCCAGGATACTTGAACCCTTCTAGTCGCACAGAAGTGTTGCAGCTCATTGACACTGCAAGG AAGTCCCATCAGTTGGCAGGccagctgacagcagagcaAGATGCAGTGGTGAGCTTGTCGGCGTACAACATAAAGCTTGTATGGCGTGATGGAGAAGACATCATCTTGCGAGTGCCCATCCATGATATTGCTGCTGTCTCCTACATCAGGGATGACTCTTTGCACCTCGTAGTGATcaaaacag CCCAGGAGTCAGGAGGTTCTCCTTGTCCCAGCTCGTGTCCTGATCTCAATAAATCTCAGACCCTGAGCTCCTTATCAGAGAGTGGAGCTGTGCTTGTGGAAGTTTGCTGTCTGCTTGTGCTGGCTGTTGACAATAAG gcagcagcagaggagctgtGCCTTTTGCTCAGCCAGGTCTTTCAGATTGTTTACACAGAATCAACCATCGACTTCTTGGATAGAGCCATTTTTGATGGCGCAACTACGCCTACCAGACACCTTTCTCTATACAGTG ATGATTCTTCAAACAAAGTGGATGTTAAGGAGGCCTTTGAAGAGGAAACCAGCACATT TCCTTTCCAGGGCTCTATGGAGGCAGGAGAAAACTCTCCGTCGGCTTCCTCCCCAGCGTCTCCTCAGACGAAGACCGCAAGCGAAGGAGAGCTGAGCAccactgctgcagagctgctgcaggactACATGACCACA CTGCGGACAAAACTGTCATCACAGGAGATCCAGCAGTTTGCCACCCTGCTCCATGAATACCGTAATGGTGCTTCCATCCATGAGTTCTGCATCAACCTGCGACAGCTCTACGGGGACAGCAGGAAGTTCCTCCTCCTTG GCCTGCGTCCCTTCATACCAGAGAAAGACAGCCAGCACTTTGAGAATTTCCTCGAGACCATTGGTGTGAAGGACGGTCGAGGCATCATCACCGACAGCTTTGGTCGTTATCGGCGCACAGCCAGCTCTGCATCCGATTCCACCACCAATGGCAATGGAGCGACCGGAGGAAGCGCTGCCTCAGACGAAGGCCAGGATGCCTCTGAAGGGGACGAGTGGGACCGCATGATCACTGATATCAGTAATGACATCGAAGCTCTAGGCTGCAGTATGGACCAAGAAGGGGTGACACCTTGA